A genomic window from Methanomassiliicoccales archaeon includes:
- a CDS encoding ABC transporter ATP-binding protein: protein MDALRFENVCYKYADGRMALEDLNIKITEGERVALVGPNGAGKSTLLLLMAGLYLPTDGKVIVMGEEVTRKTAMKARRHVGLLFQDPDDQIFMPSVWEDVTFGPMNLGFNEEEVKRKSLEAMRMTGISGFEERIPHRLSLGEKKRVAMAGLLAMAPEILLLDEPTANLDPQGRRELVEVLENRKETIVIATHDLSVAFHLAKRVIVLSKRVLYDGDIPSLVKNEGVLQQARLELPSFSRLMQLWAKETGKRFNPPLTVKEALEILRNNYCCIENGNHP from the coding sequence TTGGATGCTTTAAGATTCGAGAACGTGTGCTATAAATATGCAGACGGCAGGATGGCACTTGAGGACCTGAATATAAAAATAACTGAGGGAGAGCGCGTAGCTCTAGTTGGTCCAAACGGAGCGGGGAAAAGCACACTTCTTCTATTGATGGCTGGCCTTTATTTACCGACAGATGGCAAAGTTATAGTTATGGGGGAAGAGGTGACCAGAAAAACTGCAATGAAGGCACGCCGGCATGTTGGCCTTCTTTTCCAGGATCCAGATGATCAAATCTTCATGCCATCTGTGTGGGAGGATGTGACATTTGGGCCTATGAACTTGGGCTTTAATGAAGAAGAAGTAAAGAGAAAATCGCTCGAGGCTATGAGGATGACAGGCATATCAGGTTTCGAGGAGCGTATTCCTCATCGCTTGAGCTTGGGTGAGAAGAAACGCGTGGCTATGGCTGGCCTCTTAGCCATGGCTCCAGAAATCCTATTGCTAGATGAGCCTACCGCCAATTTGGACCCACAAGGACGAAGAGAGTTGGTAGAAGTATTGGAAAACAGAAAAGAGACTATCGTAATAGCGACTCATGATTTGTCGGTAGCCTTTCATCTTGCGAAAAGGGTCATTGTGTTGAGCAAACGTGTGCTTTATGACGGAGACATTCCTAGCCTAGTAAAAAATGAAGGGGTTCTGCAGCAGGCTCGGCTGGAGCTCCCTTCTTTCTCCAGGCTTATGCAGTTATGGGCGAAAGAGACCGGTAAGAGATTCAATCCCCCACTCACAGTGAAGGAGGCTTTGGAAATCCTACGTAACAACTATTGTTGCATAGAAAATGGTAATCATCCTTGA